A genomic window from Terrisporobacter glycolicus ATCC 14880 = DSM 1288 includes:
- the accD gene encoding acetyl-CoA carboxylase, carboxyltransferase subunit beta, whose product MLKNLFRKREYVTVSTRNLEDSSHTPNIPNGKWTNCPKCKNILYKEDLERNYKVCIGCGHHFSISARNRVDQIFDKNTFVELFKEVETKNPLNFEGYEDKLELNQVKSGLKEAVITGTGEINSLKVASAIMDSNFMMGSMGCAVGEKITRIVEYATKNRLPLIIFTASGGARMQEGIFSLMQMAKTSLAISRHDDAGLLYISVITHPTTGGVTASFAMEGDIIISEPNSVIGFAGRRVIENTINEKLPEDFQSAEFALEKGFIDSIVKRRDLRNYLYKVLRLHGVMKNAK is encoded by the coding sequence ATGCTTAAAAATTTATTTAGAAAAAGAGAATATGTGACAGTAAGCACTAGAAATTTAGAGGATAGCTCACATACTCCCAATATACCTAATGGAAAATGGACTAATTGTCCTAAATGTAAAAACATACTTTATAAAGAAGATTTAGAGAGAAATTACAAGGTATGTATAGGATGTGGACATCATTTTAGTATTTCTGCAAGGAATAGAGTAGACCAAATATTTGATAAAAATACATTTGTGGAACTATTTAAAGAGGTAGAAACTAAAAATCCTTTGAATTTTGAGGGATATGAAGATAAATTAGAGTTAAATCAAGTTAAATCTGGTTTAAAGGAAGCTGTCATAACAGGGACTGGAGAAATTAATTCTCTTAAGGTAGCAAGTGCAATTATGGATAGTAACTTTATGATGGGAAGCATGGGATGTGCTGTAGGTGAAAAAATAACACGTATTGTGGAGTATGCTACAAAGAATAGACTCCCTCTTATTATTTTTACAGCATCTGGTGGAGCCAGAATGCAAGAAGGTATATTTTCACTTATGCAAATGGCTAAAACTTCTCTAGCAATATCAAGACATGATGATGCAGGACTTCTATATATTAGTGTAATAACTCATCCTACAACAGGTGGTGTTACAGCTAGCTTTGCCATGGAAGGTGATATAATTATAAGTGAGCCAAACTCAGTAATCGGATTTGCAGGAAGAAGAGTAATAGAAAATACCATAAATGAAAAGCTACCAGAAGATTTCCAAAGTGCAGAGTTTGCTTTGGAAAAAGGATTTATAGATTCTATTGTTAAAAGAAGGGATTTAAGAAACTATTTATACAAAGTTTTAAGATTACATGGGGTGATGAAAAATGCAAAATAA
- a CDS encoding acetyl-CoA carboxylase carboxyltransferase subunit alpha, producing the protein MQNNENIIWDKVNLARHKDRPNAKFYIENIFDEFIELHGDRSFRDDKAIIGGIGSINNINVTVIGINKGKTTKENIDMNFGMVHPEGYKKALRLMKQAEKFKRPIVCFIDTPGAFCGIGAEERGQGHAIAQNLLEMSSLKTPVISIIIGEGGSGGALALALGDKVYMMENSIYSILSPEGFASILWKDVSKAKKAALAMKITAHDLKDFGIIDDIIMEPENGAQTNPLQASENIKEYILKDLEDLINTDSHELLNNRYDKFRKMGN; encoded by the coding sequence ATGCAAAATAATGAAAATATAATATGGGATAAGGTTAATCTTGCAAGACATAAAGATAGACCAAATGCTAAATTTTATATAGAAAACATATTTGATGAATTTATTGAACTTCATGGTGATAGATCTTTTAGGGACGATAAAGCTATAATTGGTGGAATTGGTAGTATAAATAATATAAATGTAACAGTTATTGGAATTAATAAAGGAAAAACCACAAAAGAAAATATAGATATGAACTTTGGTATGGTTCATCCAGAAGGGTATAAAAAAGCTTTAAGGTTAATGAAGCAAGCAGAAAAATTTAAAAGACCTATAGTTTGTTTTATAGATACTCCTGGGGCATTTTGTGGTATAGGAGCGGAAGAAAGAGGCCAAGGTCATGCTATAGCTCAAAACTTACTAGAAATGAGTAGTTTGAAAACTCCCGTAATATCTATAATCATAGGAGAAGGAGGTAGTGGTGGAGCATTAGCTCTTGCTTTAGGTGATAAAGTATATATGATGGAAAACTCAATTTATTCTATTTTATCTCCGGAAGGATTTGCATCTATACTATGGAAAGATGTAAGCAAGGCGAAAAAGGCGGCTTTAGCAATGAAGATAACTGCTCATGATTTAAAAGATTTTGGCATAATAGATGACATTATTATGGAGCCAGAAAATGGTGCTCAGACAAACCCACTTCAAGCAAGCGAAAATATAAAAGAATATATATTGAAGGATTTAGAGGATTTAATCAATACAGATTCTCATGAACTATTAAATAATAGATATGACAAATTTAGAAAAATGGGAAATTAA